The region CTCGGGCCGTTCTGCCTCAGCAACCGCGACGAGACGGCCCTGGCGTGCCGCGGGGACAAGGACAGACCCACCGCCGTCAACCAGAGCGCGGTCACCGAATGGCTCGACGCCATGTGCACCGGCTCCGTTGTTTTTGCCAGCTTCGGCAGCCTCGTGCGGGTGCTTCACGAGCAGCTGTACGAGGTCGGGCATGGCCTCGAGGACTCGGGCAGGCCGTTCCTTTGGGTCGTGAAGGAGTCCGAGGTGGCGGCCTCGCCGGAGGTGCTGGAGTGGCTGCAAGCCCTGGAGGCACGCACCGCGGGTCATGGCCTCGTGGTGCGCGGCTGGGCGCCGCAGCTCGCCATCCTGTCGCACCGCGCCGTGGGGGCCTTCGTGACACACTGCGGCTGGAACTCGCTGCTGGAGTCGATCGCACACGGCGTGCCGGTCGTGACGTGGCCGCACTTGGCAGACCAGTTCCTGAACGAGCGTCTGGCCGTGGACGTGCTCGGGGTGGGCGTGCCCGTCGGCGCAGCTGTGCCTGACGGCGAGGCCGTAATGGTGGCGCGCGGAGACATCGCGCGGGCGGTGTCGGAGCTCATGGGCAGTGGCGACGTggccgaggagaggaggaggaaggccaAGGAGTACGGCGAGAGAGCTCGCACGGCCATGGCCATAGGAGGTTCATCGTACCAAAACCTGGCGCGGCTGATACAGAGATTCACGCCCAATGATGCCAAGGAACAGTAGAAAGATTAAAAGATCCGAATAAAAGGATAAAAAAACGccatacattatgagacggagggagtacaaaattatCAAACGTGAACCAACCCCACGCGCGCACGTAAAAGCATACTCTCACATGCATATGATTTTTCAACATCAATTTTTCATCCAAATTTTGTCGCCGTGCAAAATACTACTCCTTGCAGTACAAGCTAGCTTTTAGTAGTATACTTTGTTGGGCAAATCCTGAAAACTACACAAGTGATCGAGTTCATAGATATATCTTCCATGCGTAAGTTTTGATCCATCGATCCAATGAAACTTAATCACGGGACAAGGTCTTTGTAGTTTTCTGCACAAACATAATGAAATAAGAACAAAAAACAGAACTAAAATAATGAGTTTTGTAAAATATAATGAAATAGTGGCATTAGTATTACCTTTTAAGACGAAAGAAAATGAAAATTAAACAAAACAACCAATGAGAAAAGCTTGCACATAATTTACACAAAAAGTGTGTCTTttaataatatgcaagaataagaatATAATAATGCTATTTTATAATAAAATATTTCATAAAAACAAATGTATTAGTGGCATTTGTAATACCCTTAAATATAAAactaaaaaaatgaaactaatgaAGTTATTAAGTAAGAATGAATTAAGCCAGCCACCAACACTTCAAAAGCTGCCTGATTTTCATGTTGAGAAAAGAGTGAAAAATAGGCAGAGAGTCCTAATAGATTTTTTTCAACACAGAGTTCGATTATGCACGGTTGATTGCCAATGGATTTGCATGAAGATCTAAAGAAGACCTTGATGTAACCATTGCCTTGCTGATGTTACGTTGTGTTTTTGGCCATGTGTTTCGTTTAAATGATTGTTTATGTTGCACCAACAATGATGTCAACTTTTTCTCCATTTAGGTAGAAACAAATAGTATGGTTTTGCAAATCATGTGTGATTTATTCTTTTGCGGTATATCAGGTTGTGATGTGTTATTATGTGCTCATTTGTCGCAGGTGGAAATCAAAACACTGCAGGTGGTTAAGCAGAGACCGATGATCTAGGATGTGTCTCACAGATTCTAGTAGAAATAATTTCACCTGAATAATAGTCAAGAAGCTTGATAGGCTGTCTTCAGACAAAGTGAAACATCACTAATATGGATGGCGTTGTCGACAAGCTGTGTTATCATTGTACCTCATGGAGAAGAACAAAAATTGCAACAGATTCAGGGCACCGAGCGCCGCCATCGTCCAGAAGAAGTAGTCTAGGTGGCCTTTGTCGAGGTCCTCCGAAATCCACACCGTTGTGGATGCGACAACGCCCAGCACAGCTGAGTTGAGGTAGTTCCCCACCGCGACAGCGAGCTGTGATAGTGCAGTGCATAGGCTCCTCATTCCGTCTGGTGACCGGTCATAGAAGAGCTCCAACATGCCAATTACCGTGAACACCTCGCCGGCACCCAACACAACATACGCCGGTGCTTGCCACATGATGTTCATCATTTCCCCGGTCGCGGCTACCGCGAGCCGGTTCCTCTCGAGCAGCGCCAAGTAGGCCATGCAGAGTGTGGACATCGCGAAGCCAATGCCGAGGCGCTGTGACTGCGTGAGGCCTCGATCCTCACCGGTGGCGTgccgggccaagggcaccagcaccATGTCGTAGATGGGGACTAGCACGAGCGTGGTAACCACGGTGAAGCTGGCGATGGAGGCTGGCGGCACAACAAATGGCCCCACGCGGTTGTCCATTATCATGCCCTGCTCAATCACCGTCGACGACATCTGCGACATGATCATGAAGAATATCACCAAGGACGCCCATGTGGGGCACAATCGCAACAACATCTTCACCTCCTCCACATGAGACACTACGCATAGCCTCCACGGGCTTGTCGACGTGCCTTTCTTCTCCACTGTTGGTGCTGGTACAATGGCAGCCTTGTCCAAAAATCTGGAAAGGAAACACAATATTTTCAAACACAAAATTCAGAAAGTAACATGAGTTTCTTCCCGAAGATATTATACTACATACCTGAACTGAGTGGTATGGTGAACATTGAACGTAGCCTCTAATGGTGCTGAAGGCAGGTGATGTAGGGTTGAGCAATCATCTGGCAAATCCATATGGTGATTCCTTGCAGCTGCAACAACAACCTGAGACACTCTTGTCATGGGACTCTCTCCCAGTGTCTTGTACCTATAGATCCTCCTACCAGCGATGAACACTGTGAAGCTGAGGCTCATGAAGATCGTCGGGACCGCGAAGCCAATGCCCCAACCAGCATTATCTTGCACCCACACGATCATAGTGGTCGATAGAAGGGAACCAATACTGGTCGAGAAGTAGAACCAATTGAAGAAGGAGCCCTTCTTTAACTGCTCCGACGGGTCGGTGATGTCAAACTGGTCAGCACCAAAAGTGGAAGTACATGGCTTGATGCCACCATTGccaagggctgtaagatagagtccTGTGTAGACGGCGATACGATGGATCTCATCATTGCTGGAGGATTGCCGCATCCATGGGAGTGTCGTCGAAACCGTGAGGACAAGCATTCCCTAGGAaaaaacatgaaagttgttcatcgATGCTCGTAGCATAATTCCATAAAAAAATGGTGGTGCTGCAGACGACCAATGTATCGGCTGATTCACACGTCTGAATGGTAATGTGCACATTACGTATTATATTCATGAAAAACGTATGTTTCACTTACGAGAGCATAAACCGAGAGGAAAACCACTAATGTCTTGTATCTTCCCCAATAGGTGTCTGCTAAGAAAGCTCCAACAAGCGGCGTGAAGAATGTGGTGCCAATCCAAGTGGACACATTCCTCGCCGCGTCGATGTTGCTTTCGTGGAGCACGCTGGTTAGGTAGGTGACCAAGTTCTTGGAGATAGCGAAGAAGGCCAGGCATTCGCTGAATTGGATACCTAGTGCATGTCAGACAATTAGAGTAAGTGTTGAGCATCTTTTAGGGAAGGAAAAAAAGTTGATGAGTTTTGTAGTATACCTAGGACAAAGAAGCAGGCTCTCCAGTCCCCTGTGCTTGCCTTAACAGCAGGTTGTCCGTCAACATCAACTGTTCCATCACTAGTGTATCTTGAATTCCCATCCTGTGTAAAACCTTTGCTATGATTTACTTATTTCTTGTGACGGTCTTATgctaaattgaactatttatttctGTGTATGATAAAATTTTCCGAAGAATCTTTTTTAAATCATGATTTCTCCCAGGAATCGACCACATCAAAAGATCACATGCACTACCCTCAAAAAAATAAATTTATCACATGCAGGCAATCAGGAAAACACGGCTATCACTAATCCCACGGGTGTTCCGGGAGCTTACTCCTAATTAATCACCGGCTACTTTGATTACTGTTAGCTTAAATCTACTCGGCTAGCTATAACTAGTAAAACAGATGCCATGATTTTATTTGTACTTGCCTGATAGAGATGAGGATGTGGGTGATGGAGCAAGGGCCTCTCCTCATCTCCTGCTGCTTCCATGGCTAATCGCCGTAACAGGACAACCAACGAACACCTCCTAGTCCTCCTTCAGACGACAGTGAATAAACTGCAATCACCAGATCAAGAACACACACAGAGAGACCTGGggcaggagaggaggaagatggaGGCAGCTAATGAGGACGTACGTATTGTACTGGTTGGTGTTGGATGGGCGGCACCATGAAAGAAAGAGAAGCAGATGCGATGTCTCTTTCTTTCAGTTTGAGTGGACATCGTTTTCGGTTGTTAAGAGGAACCTACAAATCTGTCTGCCAAACACCACATTGGAATCAAACCTGAACTTATACTTTTGGGTACGTCTATATTACATCTAGATGTAAGATAATACCTCACATCTAAATATGATGTCAGCGTCACCTCACTTTTTCATTGTTTGTCCTGTTTGTTTCATTTTAATTTGTCAGAGCCCAAACCTAAAAAACAGCTCGCTCGTGTCTGCCTTGGTGGCGCGCCTCTACATAAATCTGGTTGATtgctccctcaacaacaacaaaatctGGTCGCTAGTTACCCGTACAAAAAAATCTGATGGCTAGCTTTTTCGGTAAAAAAAAATGATCGCTGTATTCTAGAAAAAAAATGATCGCTAGTGCTAGCATCAATTTGTTAGCTTTTGCGTCTGACCGATATACATTTACAAGTATATCTCTCATCGCTATCTTCTATGCTACCAACAATTTTTTTTGCCTTCGGTTTTTACGTTTTTCGCCTCCTAGTTCTCCTCCTTCAGACGACACTCGAAAAACTACAATCACAGATTCAAGAATGATTTCATAAAAACTGAAACAGAACACACacggaagggagagagagagagagggagagaacctggaggaggaggagaaagatgGATGGGAGGCACCAAGAAAGAACGAGAAGCGGATGGGATGTCTCTTTCAGTTTGAGTGGACATCGTTTTCGGTTGTTAAAAGGAACCTACAAATCTGTGTGCCAAACACCACATGGGAATCGagcccaaatttatacttttttgtcGTTGCAGATGACTGTTGGGGAACTGTTATTGATTTTAAAGGAAAATCATTCCCTTCGGTGGGCCAAACAATCGCTGAAATCAGTAGTCTCGTGTTGTCGCCACGTGCCCCTCGAAGCCTCTTATCTCTGTTATCTGCAAGGAGGATGTTATGTCGCCACTCATCGAATTTAGGTGATGCATGGGGCACCGGAGCCGCTCGCATTTTCCTTGATTTATTTTTGGTCTTCTAACGATGTGCGTTTAGTGAGAGATaacgttcccgtcgactacgaagGTGTATGTGACGACTTCATCGATCTCAAGATGATGTGCCCCTCAGTCTCTCGGAAGTGCTCTAGGGATAGGGTGTGTGCCTGCGTTTATAGAGATGAATCTATGTGCATATATATAAGTGTCTACAtatgtattgtgttaaaaaaaagTAATGTGTTATTAAGCGCTCATCTGAAGTAGCCAAAAACGGAGGAGTTGTACTCAGAGATAGCCAAGGGGCGTTCCTTGCTTGTGCATGTCATTTCTTCACCATGGCTGATCCTGGAGTGGCAAAGATCATGGCATGCAAGCGTGCTCTGTTGGTCGCAGCGGAGATTAATGTACAGAGGGTACATCTCGAGCTGGACAGCCAGGCTCTAGTGCAAACCATCAACACTCCAGAGAAGAACTTGTCGGCCTCGAGACCGTGGCTGGAGGAGATAAAGACCATGCTTCAAGGCTTCGTCGATTTTAGGGTCTCTTGGGTTAGGCGATCCGTGAATGTTGCCGCGCATAAATTAGCTAAGATAGGGGTAGGAGAAGAACTTTGTAAGGTTTGGTTGGGATCACCGCCAGAGTGCATTCTGGAGGTGGTCACGGACGAAATTCCGAACTTCTTTTAAGTGAATAAGACGGCGACATTCACCCAAAAAAAAACTGTAGTAGCCAAAAACGAACCGTCGTGGTGGTTGAGCACTGATTTCCAATAAATAAAGGAAGTATAGCATATTGAAACGTGTGGTTTCAGATTATTTCCAATATTCGAAGAAAATGAATTAGAGAAAAAAGAGATGAGAGGCGGATATTTGATGTATAGCGTTGGAGCGCCGGCGTCCCACCCGTTGTTGGCCGACATGTCCGAATGTGGTtctttttttttaacacagtacagagacGTAAGCACTTatatacacgcacatacactcaccccctatgaacgcacacacgcatatcctacccctatgagcacctccgaaatacTGAGCTggccgggaacgtctcctcccactgaatgcgggtcgtcgaaaattctgaaataaatccagaaataaatgcgagcaccaggatttgaaccctgatgggctgcggataccacagtccctctgacCATCCAATCATAGGTTGGTTCGCCGTCCGAACGTGGTTCGTAGACATTGGAGGGCCGTCGGTTGATGAATGCCGCTGGAGATGCACAATTCAGTGGCTTCGATTGAAGACTGTGAAGTGCTTTCTTGTACTAACAGCATTCAGTCACTTCGTGATCGCCGCTGTTGCGTACTAATATTTGTAAATGATGTAATTTCTCAAGTCCAAATGAACACTCACTATGAACACCGACTATGCTTGTTTCCATTGAAATGATGCAGAGCCTGGGGATAATCCTATTTTTTAATAAGAAAAATGAACACGGACTGCTATGTCTTTGTGAAGTCGGGCTACCTACGGGTGTGCCTCATGGCCGGAACAGAGCAGAGCAAGAACTGCAGCAGGTTTAGTGCGCCGAGCACCGCCATCAGCCAGAAGAAGTAGTCCAGGTGGCCGTCGTTGAGGTCCTCTGGGATCCATCCCGTGGCGGACGCGACGGAGCCCAGCACGGCCGAGTTAAGGTAGTTCCCCGCTGCGACAGCGAGCTGTGCGAGTGCGGTGCACAGACTCCTCATGCTCTCGGGCGCTTTGTCGTAGAAGAGCTCGATCACGCCAATGGCGGCGAACACCTCCCCGGCGCCCAGTATGGTGTATGCCGGTGCCTGCcacatgtgcccgatgatgatctccgtcgggtcattgttgatgcaaggagacagtgcGAAAGTGAAAAGAAGAAGtttaagttcgatcgcatgttagaggatcacaaaaaaggtttgtaccccaattgcgaagatgacaacacaaagctcggtaccgtactggaattgctgcagtggaaggcagagaatggtgtgcctgacaaaggatttgagaagctattgaaaatattgaagaagaagcttccaaaggataaggaattgcccgacagtacatatgcaACAAAGAAAgtagtatgccctctaggattggaggtgcagaagatacatgtgcatgccctaatgactgcatcctgtacAACGGTgcgacgaggatttgaacgcatgcccggtatgcggtgcattgcggtataagatcagacgaaatGACCCTGTTGATGTTGAcgacgagcgccccaggaagagggttcctgttgaggtgatatggtatgctcctataataccacggttgaaacgcctgttcagaaacaaagagcatgccaagttgttgtgatggcacagagaggaccgtaaaaaagacgggaagttgagagcacccgctgacgggtcgcagtggagaaaaattgagagaaagtactagaaggagtttgcaggtgatgcaaggaacgtatgatttggtttaagcgcggatggcattaatccttttaggaagaagagcagcaatcacagcacctagcccgtgactctatgtatctataaccttcctccttggctgtgcatgaagcggaagttcattatgatgtcagttctcaaccaaggccctaagcaacccggcaacgacattgatgtgtacctaaggccattagttgaagaacttttacagctatggattggaaacggtgtgcgtgtgtgggatgagcacaaacaggaggaatttgacctacatgcgttgttgtttgtcaccatcaatgattagcttgctctcagtaacctttcgggatagacaaacaagggataccacgcatgcgcgcactgtttagatgacaccgaaagtatatacctggacaaatgcaggaagaatgtataCCTGGGGCATCGTTGattccttccgaccaaccatcaatgtcgaaagaaaggcaagcattttaaaggcgaggcagatcactggaagaagcccgccatgcgtaccggtgatcacgtacttgctatggtcaatgatttaaaagtaatcttcgaaAAGGGTCCCGGCAAACTATCTGTTTCCGactgacgctgagggacgcgcacccatgtggaagaaaaaatctatattttgggacctaccctcactagtagaaaaagggcctattatcccgattggtgagggcctttagtcccggttcatgaaccgggactaaagggtcggtactaatgccctgacccctttagtcccggttcaatccagaaccgggacagaagggcctccacgtggcctgtcccctgagcccaggcaggagggcctttggtcccggttggtggcaccaaccgggaccaataggcatccacgcgtcagcgtttatgtggctgtggtttttgttttttttaaaaaggggggggttgggggttttggggggttaatttaggtgtttcatatattgtgctatagctagctaattaatagagagaagtgtcctctcttttgtccgtgcttggtcgacgctacgtaccatacatacatacgtatagagaggactagctagacacgctagctagctagtaagcaaacagaagatcgtcatgaacatatatgcatacagagagaagtgatatcgaccacctctccttctccgagagattggtcgaacaaacaagttctcgtatatctatccgacactaccggctatatatatacaataattatcttttacaaatatataatctcctaaaatacggacgcgtggtccacatagtattctccgtcttcagcgatcacgtggtcaagaaagaatgccgccaattcctcttgaattgctcgcatgcgatctggtgctaggagttcatcccgcatccgaaacatctaattttaagaagggggtcaatatatatatatatatatatatatatatatatatatNNNNNNNNNNNNNNNNNNNNNNNNNNNNNNNNNNNNNNNNNNNNNNNNNNNNNNNNNNNNNNNNNNNNNNNNNNNNNNNNNNNNNNNNNNNNNNNNNNNNNNNNNNNNNNNNNNNNNNNNNNNNNatatgaatgaatgaaactcaacacaaatgatggtaataaaataaaattgtgaatattgttatttacgcacttcatattgtttgtcggagtagccccgctcacaggtcgtgtggcggatggactcgcaaatgtagtatccatagaaatcattcccttgttcctgccacaaccactttacaagaaatagaggtcaatcaaactgataattagcaagcatactaaatggtattgatgaaactagcgcttgaatcaataggagatgcctggaatatgctactatatagtacttactttcgggtgcctaaattgcagcttcttcggtagtcccggagcttttttggtgaattttctccaagccctgccatacaaagaaaacaattacttgatatcagaaatgacgtgggcatcgacgtgggcatcgacgtgggcatcgacgcccacaagctattggatttcttcaatgctttgacactataggaaccctcgaccctgaaaccttcgacccttgaccccttaacgaccctcgaccctctaccctagttcccgaccctcgacccctcggcgatcctcgacaccctcgttatatcgacaacgacgcaacatacatatacatgggaaaataatgttatcggggagggggtatcggtacccccccccccctcgtgtcaaagtttcttctttctcctctattcctttctttcttcttctcctcttcttttcttcttatccctcgagaaaggaaaataaggaaaaggaagaaaagaggaagaaggaagaaggaagaagaagaagaaaaaaagaagaaaaaaaaagaggagaagaagaaaagaatagaggagaagaagaaaaaatagaaatttttttctattcttctcctctattcttttcttctcctctattcttttcttcttctcctcttctttttcttcttttttcttcttcttatttatttctcctcttcttcctatcccctcttcttctcctttcttcctcttcttttttcctttttcctctcattctttttcttcttcttgtattgcttgtttttttttaataatgttcaaataaaaatctatga is a window of Triticum dicoccoides isolate Atlit2015 ecotype Zavitan chromosome 2B, WEW_v2.0, whole genome shotgun sequence DNA encoding:
- the LOC119361676 gene encoding protein NRT1/ PTR FAMILY 8.5-like, coding for MEAAGDEERPLLHHPHPHLYQDGNSRYTSDGTVDVDGQPAVKASTGDWRACFFVLGIQFSECLAFFAISKNLVTYLTSVLHESNIDAARNVSTWIGTTFFTPLVGAFLADTYWGRYKTLVVFLSVYALGMLVLTVSTTLPWMRQSSSNDEIHRIAVYTGLYLTALGNGGIKPCTSTFGADQFDITDPSEQLKKGSFFNWFYFSTSIGSLLSTTMIVWVQDNAGWGIGFAVPTIFMSLSFTVFIAGRRIYRYKTLGESPMTRVSQVVVAAARNHHMDLPDDCSTLHHLPSAPLEATFNVHHTTQFRFLDKAAIVPAPTVEKKGTSTSPWRLCVVSHVEEVKMLLRLCPTWASLVIFFMIMSQMSSTVIEQGMIMDNRVGPFVVPPASIASFTVVTTLVLVPIYDMVLVPLARHATGEDRGLTQSQRLGIGFAMSTLCMAYLALLERNRLAVAATGEMMNIMWQAPAYVVLGAGEVFTVIGMLELFYDRSPDGMRSLCTALSQLAVAVGNYLNSAVLGVVASTTVWISEDLDKGHLDYFFWTMAALGALNLLQFLFFSMRKLQRPCPVIKFHWIDGSKLTHGRYIYELDHLCSFQDLPNKVYY
- the LOC119366760 gene encoding protein NRT1/ PTR FAMILY 8.5-like — its product is MWQAPAYTILGAGEVFAAIGVIELFYDKAPESMRSLCTALAQLAVAAGNYLNSAVLGSVASATGWIPEDLNDGHLDYFFWLMAVLGALNLLQFLLCSVPAMRHTRR